Proteins from one Syntrophaceae bacterium genomic window:
- a CDS encoding nicotinate-nucleotide adenylyltransferase gives MKWGLLGGTFDPIHMGHLRCAEEILEMFDLNRIIFVPASRPPHKLEAEITSFFHREQMVKLAIEDNPSFSFSDIENKREGKSYSVETIEYFLNRYLKDLELYFILGQDAFHAIQTWREWDKLLLLCHMVVMTRPGYENRGLAGILPDDFASRFAYEEALDGYRGPTGHLIYFREVTFLDIASSNIRQRAKSSKSVAYLVPDGVRRYIVKNELYKSRTR, from the coding sequence ATGAAGTGGGGACTGTTGGGAGGTACCTTCGATCCGATTCACATGGGCCATCTGCGCTGCGCAGAAGAGATCCTGGAGATGTTCGATCTGAACAGGATCATTTTTGTTCCTGCTTCCCGTCCTCCGCACAAGCTGGAGGCGGAGATCACGTCCTTCTTTCACCGGGAGCAGATGGTCAAGCTCGCCATCGAGGACAATCCTTCCTTTTCCTTCTCCGACATCGAAAACAAGCGGGAAGGGAAATCCTATTCAGTAGAAACCATTGAATATTTCCTGAACCGCTACCTCAAGGACCTGGAACTTTACTTCATTCTCGGCCAGGACGCGTTTCACGCCATTCAGACGTGGCGGGAGTGGGACAAGCTCCTCCTCCTGTGCCACATGGTCGTCATGACGCGGCCCGGCTATGAAAACCGTGGCCTGGCCGGGATCCTTCCGGATGATTTCGCATCCCGGTTTGCCTATGAAGAGGCTCTGGACGGCTACCGGGGGCCGACGGGGCACTTGATCTACTTCCGGGAGGTAACCTTCCTCGATATCGCATCCAGCAATATCCGTCAGCGGGCAAAATCTTCGAAATCCGTCGCCTACCTCGTCCCCGACGGCGTGCGCCGCTACATCGTCAAGAACGAGCTGTACAAATCCAGGACACGATAA
- a CDS encoding STAS domain-containing protein, protein MFKKRIPDKPRSYAIAVEGTPGEACTLFLSGRLALENLEPLLAGAETFLETHRPSSIRVDLSKVGYMDSAGALFIGRLRTLAAARSAPLELSGLGEDARRILSLVEGKSAPAVAAKVERPEGFFPKVAETAESLLLGFAALMTFVGEVVLALIHSLLHPRTVRWNAVLFFMRRAGVEGLPVVGLISLLLGLIMAFMASLQLRQFGANIYVASLVSIAIVRELGPIMTAILVAGRSGSAFAAEIGTMMVNEEVDALTTMGFDPIKFLVIPKVIAALVVVPVLTLYADLLGVLGGMIVGVTGLDITVNAYMTQTLKSIRIFDMNASMFKAMCFALLISGIVCYRGFQVRGGAEAVGAAATSAVVSAIFLIIVADSAFAIMLHYINP, encoded by the coding sequence ATGTTCAAGAAACGGATTCCGGACAAGCCCCGGAGCTATGCCATTGCCGTGGAAGGGACACCCGGGGAGGCCTGCACCCTTTTCCTGTCGGGGCGGCTCGCGCTGGAAAACCTGGAGCCGCTTCTCGCGGGTGCGGAGACGTTTCTGGAGACCCACCGGCCGTCGTCCATTCGGGTGGACCTATCCAAAGTCGGTTATATGGACAGTGCCGGAGCCCTCTTCATCGGAAGGCTCCGGACGCTCGCCGCGGCCCGCTCCGCTCCACTGGAGCTTTCCGGTTTGGGGGAGGACGCCCGGCGGATCCTGTCCCTCGTGGAGGGCAAGTCCGCCCCTGCCGTGGCGGCGAAAGTGGAAAGGCCGGAGGGGTTCTTTCCGAAGGTTGCGGAGACGGCCGAGTCCCTGCTTTTGGGTTTCGCGGCTCTCATGACGTTTGTCGGGGAGGTCGTCCTGGCCCTGATCCACTCCCTGCTCCATCCCCGCACGGTGCGCTGGAACGCCGTCCTGTTCTTCATGAGACGGGCCGGCGTGGAGGGCCTGCCCGTGGTCGGGCTCATCAGCCTGCTTCTCGGCCTGATCATGGCCTTCATGGCGTCCCTTCAGCTGCGCCAGTTCGGTGCCAACATTTACGTGGCATCCCTGGTGTCGATTGCCATCGTGCGCGAGCTGGGGCCGATCATGACGGCCATTCTCGTGGCCGGCCGCTCCGGTTCGGCCTTCGCGGCGGAAATCGGCACCATGATGGTCAACGAGGAAGTGGATGCCCTGACGACCATGGGATTCGATCCGATCAAGTTCCTGGTGATCCCGAAGGTGATCGCCGCCCTCGTGGTCGTTCCCGTTCTGACCCTCTATGCGGACCTGCTGGGGGTGCTGGGCGGGATGATCGTCGGCGTGACGGGACTCGACATCACGGTCAACGCCTACATGACCCAGACGCTCAAGAGCATCCGGATCTTCGACATGAACGCCAGCATGTTCAAAGCCATGTGTTTTGCACTCCTGATTTCGGGCATCGTCTGCTACCGGGGCTTTCAGGTCCGGGGAGGGGCGGAGGCGGTCGGAGCGGCGGCGACGTCCGCCGTCGTGTCGGCCATTTTCCTGATTATCGTGGCGGATTCGGCCTTCGCGATCATGCTTCACTACATCAATCCGTAG
- a CDS encoding PAS domain S-box protein: MESAKKTREELLQEVTALRKKVQNLERDGQAVQAWETRYRELAECLPQIVFELDKKGRFTFFNRHITTFLGYDQEDFSKGLTAWDAVIPEDRERMKREIDLVLKGKSKAKGTETALVRKDGTSFPVTLFASPIVSAGGITGLRGVGVDISHQKKAEIQLRESEERYRSIVEHTHDGICVIDENARIVYGNDELSRMTGYSREENLGKEFIDFIVPEDRALAMERYSRRRRGENVVNQYEARLVCKDGRQIIVEAKISVLKDSGGKQRSVVKLLDITDRKKVEDNLRQSENLYRTIFENTGTVMMIADEDRNIILLNGEFERVAGIKREDVVGKIRGDDLIESADLERLIDLQRELLADPAKGPFHTEFALKDRTGRMRDVFLVISAIPETRLVVCSILDITERKQAVNALLEREKALQDTTMRLEEVNEALRVLLKHKQESQGEVESKVLANVRELVLPYVKKLQITSLDGPQKAYVDIIETNLEDIMSPFLRTLTSQYLNFTPKEIQVANYIRSGKTTKEIARIMSVSRSAIDLHRNHIRAKLGLNKKKANLRTHLASLA, encoded by the coding sequence ATGGAAAGCGCGAAGAAGACCAGGGAAGAACTGCTGCAGGAAGTGACGGCGCTGCGGAAGAAAGTGCAGAATCTCGAGCGGGACGGCCAGGCCGTCCAGGCCTGGGAAACACGCTACCGGGAGCTGGCGGAGTGCCTGCCGCAGATCGTCTTCGAGCTGGACAAGAAGGGCCGGTTCACCTTCTTCAATCGCCATATCACCACGTTCCTCGGCTATGATCAGGAAGATTTCAGCAAGGGGCTGACCGCCTGGGATGCCGTGATCCCCGAAGACCGGGAGCGAATGAAACGGGAAATCGACCTGGTGCTCAAGGGAAAATCCAAGGCCAAGGGCACCGAGACGGCCCTCGTCAGAAAAGACGGGACCTCCTTTCCCGTTACCCTTTTTGCTTCCCCTATCGTTTCGGCCGGGGGAATCACCGGGCTCCGTGGTGTGGGCGTCGACATCTCCCACCAGAAGAAGGCGGAGATCCAGCTCCGGGAGAGCGAGGAGCGCTATCGCTCCATCGTGGAGCACACCCATGACGGGATCTGTGTCATCGACGAGAACGCCCGGATTGTTTACGGGAACGACGAACTGTCCCGCATGACGGGCTACAGCCGGGAGGAGAACCTCGGAAAGGAATTCATTGATTTTATCGTACCGGAAGACCGCGCCCTCGCCATGGAACGCTATTCCAGGCGCCGGCGCGGAGAGAACGTGGTCAACCAGTACGAGGCAAGGCTCGTCTGCAAGGACGGCCGGCAGATCATCGTGGAGGCGAAGATCTCCGTCCTGAAAGATTCGGGAGGGAAGCAGCGCTCCGTCGTCAAGCTTCTGGACATTACGGACCGGAAAAAAGTGGAGGACAACCTTCGCCAGTCGGAGAACCTGTACCGCACGATCTTTGAAAACACGGGAACCGTCATGATGATTGCCGACGAGGACCGAAACATCATCCTGCTGAATGGTGAATTCGAGAGGGTCGCGGGCATCAAGCGGGAAGATGTCGTCGGGAAGATCCGGGGCGACGACCTGATCGAGAGCGCCGACCTGGAGCGCCTGATCGATCTCCAGCGCGAGCTTCTGGCGGATCCGGCCAAAGGGCCCTTTCACACGGAATTCGCCCTGAAGGACAGGACAGGCAGGATGCGGGACGTTTTTCTCGTCATTTCCGCCATTCCCGAAACCCGGCTCGTCGTCTGCTCCATTCTGGACATTACCGAGCGAAAGCAGGCGGTCAACGCGCTCCTGGAGAGGGAGAAAGCACTGCAGGACACGACCATGCGCCTGGAAGAGGTCAACGAGGCCCTGCGGGTCCTCCTGAAGCACAAACAGGAAAGCCAGGGAGAGGTGGAATCGAAGGTGCTCGCCAACGTCCGGGAACTGGTGCTTCCCTATGTAAAGAAGCTGCAGATCACGTCCCTGGACGGGCCGCAAAAGGCGTATGTGGACATCATCGAGACGAACCTGGAAGACATCATGTCGCCCTTCCTCCGGACCCTGACCTCTCAATACCTGAATTTTACCCCGAAGGAAATCCAGGTGGCGAATTATATCCGCAGCGGAAAAACAACCAAGGAAATCGCCAGAATCATGAGTGTCTCCCGGAGCGCCATCGACCTTCATCGGAACCATATCCGGGCAAAGCTGGGCCTGAACAAGAAGAAGGCCAACCTGCGCACCCATCTCGCCAGCTTGGCGTGA
- a CDS encoding metallophosphoesterase, with translation MILFLVIYFLVYGGVHVYIFLKLVRAFALPAPGQWVLGAFLAAMVLIPIAVHFLERIGQERAACLAAWSGYLWMGALFFAFCLFLTIDVWNGAVRIGAAATGADGSAWRIGARPAALLALGGAVLLSGYSAWEATRFRTERITLASARISTPVRIVQISDVHVGFIIDTDCIGRIVAAVEAERPDLVVSTGDLVDGQIDSLAGPMQRLRDLKPRLGKYAVTGNHEYYAGLEQALAFTEGAGFTVLRGEGRAAGGVLNLAGVDDATGIQAGLAPAVDERAILSGLDNRLFTILLRHRPDVRSETAGLFDLQLSGHTHKGQIFPFSLLVRMVFPHLAGDYRLTGGGLLHVSRGTGTWGPPMRFLAPPEITVIDLVPQSGQGGTQ, from the coding sequence ATGATACTGTTTCTTGTCATTTACTTCCTCGTTTACGGGGGAGTCCACGTCTATATTTTCCTGAAGCTGGTGCGGGCCTTCGCGCTGCCGGCGCCGGGGCAGTGGGTGCTCGGCGCTTTCCTGGCCGCCATGGTTCTGATTCCAATCGCGGTTCACTTTCTCGAAAGGATCGGGCAGGAAAGGGCGGCATGCCTCGCGGCATGGAGCGGCTATCTCTGGATGGGGGCGCTCTTCTTTGCCTTCTGCCTGTTTCTGACCATCGATGTCTGGAACGGGGCGGTACGGATTGGAGCGGCCGCAACGGGTGCGGATGGATCGGCCTGGAGGATCGGGGCCCGCCCTGCCGCCCTGCTGGCCCTGGGAGGGGCTGTTCTGCTCTCCGGCTACAGTGCCTGGGAGGCGACCCGTTTCCGGACCGAGCGGATCACGCTCGCCAGTGCCAGGATTTCCACTCCGGTCCGGATCGTCCAGATCTCGGATGTCCACGTCGGATTCATCATCGACACGGATTGCATCGGCCGCATCGTCGCGGCCGTCGAGGCGGAGCGGCCGGATCTCGTGGTGTCCACGGGTGACCTGGTGGACGGACAGATCGACAGCCTGGCGGGTCCCATGCAGCGGCTCCGGGATCTCAAGCCCCGCCTGGGCAAGTATGCCGTCACGGGAAACCATGAATATTACGCGGGCCTCGAACAGGCCCTGGCCTTTACGGAGGGGGCCGGTTTCACGGTCCTCCGGGGGGAGGGACGGGCCGCAGGAGGGGTCCTGAATCTGGCCGGCGTGGACGATGCAACGGGAATCCAGGCCGGTCTCGCACCGGCGGTCGACGAGCGGGCAATCCTGTCCGGTCTCGACAACCGGCTTTTCACCATCCTGCTCCGGCATCGCCCGGATGTGCGGTCCGAGACGGCCGGCCTGTTCGATCTGCAGTTATCGGGGCACACTCACAAGGGGCAGATCTTCCCCTTCAGCCTGCTTGTTAGAATGGTTTTTCCCCATCTCGCAGGGGACTACCGGCTGACCGGCGGAGGCCTTCTCCATGTGAGCCGGGGAACCGGGACCTGGGGTCCTCCCATGCGCTTTCTGGCCCCTCCGGAAATCACGGTCATCGATCTCGTGCCCCAGTCCGGGCAGGGAGGAACGCAGTGA
- a CDS encoding methyltransferase domain-containing protein has translation MNERPDPAAIQSVFGDIPGHRAIAGIIRSHSTNSRDVRHYALEGLDLSKCGDILELGCAFGPFTETLQGRVSPAGVVVGVDIVEAYDEPFLDACRRAGLRGRFLAEGVPVVRSFPEASFDLVLCSFALYFFPEVIPEVARILRPGGLFVVITHDRNNMGELADLIREILAREGDLPEGRLPVEAIVARFSAENGEALLAPWFGRIDALDYRNTLVFPSSDIPQILRYIRFKSPFLLTGTSRTVPDLILLLERELHQWIRNAGSIRLSKNDRIFRCRLPQPRKDGA, from the coding sequence GTGAACGAGCGTCCCGACCCGGCGGCGATCCAGAGCGTTTTCGGGGACATCCCGGGCCATCGCGCCATCGCCGGAATCATCCGCAGCCACTCGACAAACAGCCGGGACGTGCGGCACTATGCGCTGGAGGGGCTCGACCTGTCGAAATGCGGCGATATCCTCGAATTGGGGTGCGCTTTCGGCCCTTTCACCGAGACCCTGCAAGGCCGTGTTTCGCCGGCCGGCGTCGTCGTGGGTGTGGACATCGTGGAGGCCTACGATGAACCGTTCCTGGATGCCTGCCGCCGGGCGGGTCTCCGTGGACGGTTTCTCGCGGAGGGGGTCCCGGTGGTACGAAGCTTCCCTGAGGCGTCCTTCGATCTGGTCCTGTGTTCCTTCGCCCTGTACTTCTTCCCCGAGGTCATCCCCGAGGTGGCCCGGATCCTGCGGCCGGGCGGCCTGTTTGTCGTGATCACCCACGACCGGAACAATATGGGAGAACTGGCGGACCTGATTCGGGAGATCCTGGCGCGGGAGGGAGATCTCCCGGAAGGGCGGCTTCCCGTGGAGGCGATCGTCGCCCGGTTTTCCGCTGAAAACGGCGAGGCCCTCCTGGCCCCCTGGTTCGGGCGGATCGATGCGCTGGACTACCGGAACACCCTGGTTTTCCCTTCGTCGGACATCCCACAGATTCTCCGGTACATCCGTTTCAAGAGTCCCTTTCTCCTGACCGGGACGTCCCGCACCGTTCCCGATCTGATCCTCCTGCTGGAGCGGGAACTTCACCAGTGGATCCGGAACGCCGGGAGCATCCGCCTGTCCAAGAACGACCGGATCTTCCGCTGCCGCCTGCCGCAGCCCCGAAAGGACGGAGCATGA
- a CDS encoding NUDIX hydrolase produces the protein MNKPRRHYCHVCGGGIVREKDDEGNDRDFCRPCGRFFYENPLPVVSAIVTMDRWILFVRRGKRPYRGMWCLPTGFAESGESIEEAVLRELEEEAGIKGRIAGLIDVDSYRSRFYGDLLFLTFEVEQTGGILRPGSDTTAVRYYHPGELPRIAFPSNRKAIRAFVRSKADYWAIVDSFRQSVGEEPVEGRRNLLSDRLVEVIEENAESIARIWMKEALTSRSTAGYHLFGRERLFGDVLNILSRFSAWLGGARGDTDVKDFFSALGRQSRGEGVPLSHVLSALSLVKKHLWEFALSRGMWQKTLDIYMALELDRRIVIFFDRAVFYATQGYEAGED, from the coding sequence ATGAACAAGCCGCGAAGGCATTACTGCCATGTCTGCGGGGGAGGAATCGTCCGCGAGAAGGACGACGAGGGAAACGACAGGGATTTCTGCCGTCCCTGCGGCCGTTTTTTCTATGAGAACCCGCTTCCCGTCGTCTCGGCCATTGTAACGATGGACCGCTGGATCCTCTTTGTCCGGAGGGGAAAGCGTCCCTACCGGGGAATGTGGTGTCTTCCCACGGGATTCGCCGAATCGGGGGAGAGCATCGAGGAAGCGGTCCTCCGGGAGCTGGAGGAAGAAGCGGGGATCAAAGGGAGAATCGCGGGGCTGATCGACGTGGATTCCTATCGGAGCCGCTTTTACGGGGATCTTCTGTTCCTGACGTTCGAGGTGGAGCAGACGGGCGGCATCCTGCGGCCCGGCAGCGATACGACGGCGGTACGCTACTATCATCCGGGCGAACTGCCGCGGATCGCCTTCCCTTCGAACCGCAAGGCCATCAGAGCCTTTGTCCGGAGCAAGGCGGACTACTGGGCCATCGTCGATTCCTTCCGCCAGTCCGTCGGGGAGGAGCCGGTGGAGGGCCGCAGGAACCTGCTTTCCGACCGGCTCGTCGAGGTCATCGAAGAGAACGCCGAGTCGATCGCCCGCATCTGGATGAAGGAGGCCCTGACCAGCCGGTCCACTGCGGGGTATCATCTCTTCGGCCGGGAACGGCTTTTCGGAGACGTTCTCAATATCCTGTCCCGGTTCAGCGCCTGGCTGGGAGGAGCCCGCGGAGACACCGATGTGAAAGATTTCTTCTCGGCCCTGGGACGGCAGAGCAGGGGGGAGGGCGTGCCGCTCAGCCACGTCCTGAGCGCCCTCAGCCTCGTAAAGAAACACCTCTGGGAATTCGCCCTGTCGCGGGGGATGTGGCAGAAGACGCTGGATATCTACATGGCCCTGGAGCTGGACAGGCGGATCGTGATCTTCTTCGACCGCGCCGTGTTTTATGCGACGCAAGGGTACGAGGCGGGAGAGGACTAG
- a CDS encoding ATP-binding cassette domain-containing protein — protein MNDPSTVPVNGTEPVIEVEDLKAAYGDHVVLENIRFRVQAGEIFVIVGGSGCGKSTLLKYLIGLYQPAAGRVRVNGVDIARADERTMKEFKRQIGVLFQSSALIGSMTLAENVALPLQEHTELPPSLIDEVVRMKLSMVNLSGYEDYLPAELSGGMRKRAGLARAMALDPTILFFDEMSAGLDPVTAVELDMMVKSINEGMGTTMVVVTHELESIFNIASRAIMLDKATRGIIAEGRPRDLQKDRSDPRVYNFFNRLSGSS, from the coding sequence ATGAACGATCCATCCACGGTACCCGTGAACGGGACCGAACCCGTCATCGAGGTCGAGGACCTGAAGGCCGCCTACGGGGATCACGTCGTCCTGGAGAACATCCGTTTCCGGGTGCAGGCCGGAGAGATCTTCGTCATCGTCGGGGGGAGCGGCTGCGGGAAATCGACCCTGCTGAAATACCTCATCGGACTTTATCAACCCGCGGCCGGCCGGGTCCGGGTCAACGGCGTAGACATTGCCCGAGCCGACGAGCGTACCATGAAGGAATTCAAGCGGCAGATCGGCGTTCTCTTCCAGTCGAGCGCCCTCATCGGCTCCATGACCCTGGCGGAGAACGTCGCCCTGCCGCTCCAGGAGCATACGGAACTGCCGCCGTCACTCATCGACGAGGTCGTGCGGATGAAGCTCTCCATGGTGAATCTGTCGGGTTACGAAGACTATCTGCCGGCGGAGCTGTCGGGGGGCATGAGAAAGCGGGCGGGCCTGGCCCGGGCCATGGCGCTGGACCCGACGATCCTGTTTTTCGACGAGATGTCAGCCGGCCTGGATCCCGTCACGGCGGTGGAACTGGACATGATGGTCAAAAGCATCAACGAAGGCATGGGAACGACCATGGTGGTCGTCACCCACGAGTTGGAATCGATCTTCAACATCGCGTCCCGGGCAATCATGCTCGACAAGGCCACCCGCGGAATCATCGCGGAGGGGCGCCCCCGGGATCTGCAGAAGGATAGATCCGACCCGCGGGTTTACAATTTCTTCAATCGCCTGAGCGGTTCTTCATAG
- a CDS encoding glutamate-5-semialdehyde dehydrogenase, whose protein sequence is MDIRQSILETAMKAREAASALGRVPADRKDRALLAMAEALREHEALLLEANAGDVAKARERGLSKAMIDRLTLTPATIRGMAQGLEEVAALPDPVGRITGMWRRPNGLLVGRMRIPLGVIGIIYEARPNVTVDAAALCLKSGNAVILRGGSEAIGSNLAIARVLQEVLETSGLPPAAVQVVGVTDRQAVYEMLQLEEYIDLIIPRGGEDLIRAVVRDSKIPVIKHYKGVCHIFVDAGADIDAAVRICMNAKTQRPGVCNAMETLLVHEAIAEVFLPEAARALQDAGVSLRGCPRTRKILPMVGEASEDDWHTEYLDLILAVRVVDGIDEAMAHIERYGSLHTEAILTKDYANAQRFLREVSSSTVLVNASTRFSDGFELGLGAEIGISTTKLHAFGPMGLEELTTTKFIIYGDGQVRT, encoded by the coding sequence TTGGATATAAGGCAAAGTATTCTCGAAACGGCGATGAAGGCGCGGGAGGCAGCTTCTGCCCTCGGACGGGTCCCGGCGGATCGCAAGGACCGCGCGCTTCTGGCCATGGCAGAGGCCTTGCGGGAGCACGAGGCGCTCCTGCTGGAGGCCAATGCCGGAGATGTTGCAAAGGCCCGGGAGCGGGGTTTGTCCAAGGCCATGATCGACCGTCTGACCCTGACCCCGGCGACCATCCGGGGGATGGCCCAAGGGCTGGAGGAAGTGGCGGCGCTGCCGGATCCGGTGGGCCGCATCACCGGCATGTGGCGGCGTCCCAACGGCCTGCTGGTCGGGCGGATGCGGATTCCCTTGGGCGTCATCGGCATCATCTACGAGGCGCGCCCCAACGTGACCGTCGATGCGGCGGCCCTGTGCCTGAAATCGGGCAACGCGGTGATCCTGCGGGGAGGGTCGGAGGCCATCGGCTCCAACCTGGCCATCGCCCGTGTCCTTCAGGAAGTGCTGGAAACGTCGGGTCTGCCGCCGGCGGCGGTTCAGGTCGTCGGCGTCACGGACCGCCAGGCGGTCTATGAGATGCTTCAGCTCGAGGAGTATATCGATCTGATCATCCCCCGGGGAGGAGAGGACCTGATCCGGGCGGTCGTTCGGGACTCGAAGATCCCCGTCATCAAGCACTACAAGGGTGTCTGCCACATCTTCGTCGACGCCGGCGCGGATATCGACGCGGCGGTCCGGATCTGCATGAACGCCAAGACCCAGAGGCCGGGAGTCTGCAATGCCATGGAAACCCTCCTGGTCCATGAGGCAATCGCCGAGGTGTTTCTTCCCGAGGCGGCGCGGGCCTTGCAGGATGCCGGCGTGTCTCTCCGCGGGTGTCCCCGCACCCGGAAGATCCTTCCCATGGTCGGAGAGGCAAGCGAAGATGACTGGCACACCGAGTACCTGGACCTGATCCTGGCCGTGCGTGTCGTGGACGGGATCGACGAGGCGATGGCCCACATCGAGCGATACGGCTCCCTGCACACGGAGGCGATCCTGACGAAGGATTACGCCAACGCCCAGCGCTTTCTCCGGGAGGTTTCCTCCTCGACGGTACTGGTGAATGCCTCGACCCGCTTCAGCGACGGGTTCGAGCTGGGTCTCGGGGCCGAGATCGGCATCAGCACGACGAAACTGCACGCCTTCGGGCCCATGGGGCTTGAGGAGCTGACGACGACGAAATTCATCATCTATGGAGACGGACAGGTGAGGACATGA
- a CDS encoding MCE family protein, whose translation MARSKTPKFLIGLFITLGVSIGVATVIWIGASKILQKGDLYVTYFDESVQGLSPDSMVKYRGVDVGRIDDINVAPDRRLIEVVMKVDLKPADAKDTVAQLKSAGLTGIVFVDLDRVPEGERVDTPRINFTPPYPLIPSQASAQKLIMSGLEMTIAKVKEIDLAGISNELKRVERSISEFFSGSTTHRILENLESTSAHMNHTLDKVDQLVAEGHLEGVLDDAKTLFQETKDAIVEARGMIEDVRGELKAMKLAETARRTEGMVTDLDRKTRQITTDLTLAGENIRQASENLDALLQRLEANPSELLFGEPPPPRRYR comes from the coding sequence ATGGCCAGAAGCAAGACTCCCAAGTTCCTGATCGGTCTGTTCATCACCCTGGGCGTGTCCATCGGCGTCGCCACGGTCATCTGGATCGGGGCGTCCAAGATCCTCCAGAAGGGGGATCTTTACGTGACGTATTTCGACGAGTCGGTCCAGGGGCTTTCGCCGGACTCCATGGTGAAGTACCGCGGCGTCGATGTCGGGCGGATCGACGACATCAACGTGGCCCCCGACCGGCGCCTCATCGAAGTGGTCATGAAGGTGGACCTGAAGCCCGCGGACGCAAAGGACACCGTGGCCCAGCTTAAATCCGCGGGGCTTACGGGCATTGTTTTCGTGGATCTCGATCGGGTGCCCGAGGGTGAACGGGTCGATACGCCGCGGATCAACTTCACGCCTCCCTATCCCCTCATCCCTTCCCAGGCCTCGGCGCAGAAACTGATCATGTCCGGCCTGGAGATGACCATCGCCAAAGTCAAGGAGATCGACCTGGCGGGCATCTCGAACGAGCTGAAGAGAGTGGAGCGGTCCATCAGCGAATTCTTCAGCGGATCCACGACCCACCGCATTCTCGAGAACCTGGAATCCACGTCGGCGCACATGAATCACACGCTGGACAAGGTGGACCAGCTCGTTGCCGAGGGTCACCTGGAGGGGGTTCTGGATGACGCGAAAACGTTGTTTCAGGAGACCAAGGACGCCATTGTGGAGGCGCGCGGCATGATTGAAGACGTGCGGGGAGAGCTCAAGGCGATGAAACTTGCGGAAACGGCCCGGCGGACCGAGGGCATGGTGACAGACCTGGACCGCAAGACCCGGCAGATCACGACGGACCTGACCCTGGCCGGAGAAAACATCCGTCAGGCCTCGGAAAACCTCGATGCTCTGCTCCAAAGGCTGGAAGCCAATCCGTCGGAGCTGCTCTTCGGGGAGCCGCCTCCGCCCCGGCGATACCGGTGA